The Saccharomyces paradoxus chromosome VIII, complete sequence genome has a window encoding:
- a CDS encoding phytanoyl-CoA dioxygenase family protein, with the protein MNTKSLHFYEPFEIDGQRYIKMTEREDLGVYEPGLTQDAFTAKDKYDYKGIIENLEKYGLCVVPNFIKPSKCDQILEELGPHFYRHDAWQGSPFPKETTVVTRAVLHSPTVLKDVVSDRLFCDMANHFLNEQNYFMTGNVIRKCSSGIQLNSGIVYKVGAGAGDQGYHREDHIHHTIHQACDHFQYGKETLLGVGVAFTDMNKANGATRVIIGSHLWGPHDSCGRFDKRMEFHVNARKGDAVLFLGSLYHAASANHTLEDRIAGYFFMSQGYLKQEENLHFGMDPKVFKDMSLDTLQLLGLRTSEPYCGHIDYKSPGHLANPSLFKNEVEKGYYGETIKINYDDKK; encoded by the coding sequence ATGAATACGAAATCACTTCACTTTTATGAACCATTCGAAATTGATGGTCAAAGATACATTAAAATGACTGAGAGGGAAGACCTTGGCGTATATGAGCCTGGACTAACACAGGATGCATTCACTGCCAAGGACAAGTATGATTACAAAGGAATCATAGAAAATCTGGAAAAATATGGGCTCTGTGTAGTCCCAAACTTCATAAAACCATCCAAATGTGATCAGATATTGGAGGAGCTTGGTCCCCATTTCTACAGGCACGACGCATGGCAAGGTTCGCCATTCCCAAAGGAAACTACGGTAGTGACAAGGGCGGTCCTCCACTCGCCTACCGTCTTGAAGGATGTTGTATCCGACCGTCTATTTTGCGACATGGCAaaccattttttaaatgaGCAAAATTACTTCATGACCGGAAATGTCATTAGGAAGTGTTCAAGTGGTATTCAGCTGAACTCTGGTATTGTCTACAAGGTTGGTGCTGGCGCTGGTGACCAGGGCTATCATCGAGAAGACCACATCCATCATACCATCCACCAAGCATGTGACCATTTCCAATATGGAAAGGAAACGCTACTTGGAGTAGGGGTGGCTTTTACAGATATGAACAAAGCTAACGGAGCCACACGTGTAATCATTGGTTCACATTTGTGGGGTCCACACGATTCGTGTGGGAGGTTTGACAAGAGGATGGAGTTTCATGTAAATGCTAGAAAGGGCGACGCGGTTTTATTCTTGGGGAGCCTTTACCATGCTGCAAGTGCCAATCATACCCTAGAAGATAGAATTGCGGGATATTTCTTTATGTCACAGGGCTACTTAAAACAAGAGGAGAATCTTCACTTCGGAATGGACCCTAAAGTCTTCAAAGATATGTCACTGGATACTTTGCAACTCTTGGGATTGAGAACTAGTGAGCCGTATTGTGGCCACATAGATTACAAAAGTCCAGGACATCTTGCGAACCCTAGCTTGTTTAAAAACgaagttgaaaaaggatATTACGGTGAGACAATCAAGATTAATtatgatgataaaaaatga